A part of Bosea sp. (in: a-proteobacteria) genomic DNA contains:
- the ugpC gene encoding sn-glycerol-3-phosphate ABC transporter ATP-binding protein UgpC, with protein sequence MASVEIRSVRKSFGSTPILHGVDITIEDGEFVILVGPSGCGKSTLLRMIAGLEGITAGDIVIGGTVVNTVPPKDRDIAMVFQNYALYPHMTVADNMGFSMKLRGEPRDAIRARVDKAAAILSLSSLLGRYPRQLSGGQRQRVAMGRAIVRDPQVFLFDEPLSNLDAKLRVQMRTEIKELHQRLRTTTIYVTHDQIEAMTMADKIVVMHEGSVEQIGAPLELYDRPANLFVAGFIGSPAMNFIRGTIGEGGFMAEGGLLLPLGDAPSASGDRPAVYGLRPEHVRLDGAGLEARVHVVEPMGSETQVVAEIAGQPFTCLFRERIAARPGEVIRITPDRMSTHLFDAGSGKRLAA encoded by the coding sequence ATGGCATCGGTCGAGATCCGCAGCGTCCGCAAATCCTTCGGCTCGACGCCCATCCTGCACGGCGTCGACATCACGATCGAGGATGGCGAGTTCGTGATTCTGGTGGGGCCTTCGGGATGCGGAAAGTCGACGCTGCTGCGCATGATCGCAGGTCTGGAGGGCATCACCGCAGGCGACATCGTCATCGGCGGGACGGTGGTCAACACGGTGCCGCCCAAGGACCGGGACATTGCCATGGTGTTCCAGAACTACGCGCTCTATCCGCACATGACCGTGGCGGACAACATGGGCTTCTCCATGAAGCTGCGCGGCGAGCCGCGGGACGCTATCAGGGCGCGGGTCGACAAGGCGGCTGCGATCCTTTCGCTGTCTTCGCTGCTTGGGCGCTATCCACGCCAGCTCTCGGGCGGCCAGCGCCAGCGCGTGGCCATGGGCCGGGCCATCGTGCGCGATCCGCAGGTGTTCCTCTTCGACGAGCCGCTCTCCAACCTCGACGCCAAGCTGCGCGTGCAGATGCGCACCGAGATCAAGGAGCTGCACCAGCGGCTGAGGACCACCACCATCTATGTCACCCATGACCAGATCGAGGCCATGACCATGGCCGACAAGATCGTGGTGATGCACGAGGGCTCGGTGGAGCAGATCGGCGCGCCGCTCGAGCTTTATGACCGTCCGGCGAACCTGTTCGTGGCCGGGTTCATCGGCTCGCCGGCCATGAACTTCATCAGGGGGACAATCGGGGAGGGCGGCTTCATGGCCGAGGGCGGTTTACTGCTGCCGCTGGGGGATGCGCCATCTGCCTCGGGCGACAGGCCGGCGGTTTATGGCCTCAGGCCCGAGCATGTGCGGCTTGACGGGGCGGGCCTCGAGGCGCGCGTCCATGTCGTCGAACCCATGGGATCGGAAACCCAGGTCGTGGCCGAGATCGCCGGCCAGCCCTTCACCTGCCTCTTCCGCGAGCGAATCGCAGCAAGGCCGGGCGAGGTGATCCGCATCACGCCGGACCGGATGAGCACGCATCTGTTCGATGCCGGCAGCGGCAAGCGCCTCGCCGCCTGA
- a CDS encoding enoyl-CoA hydratase, translated as MLLVAPKQTLPTPSAQNASLTDLPIELTFPALAYDEMKVQFDPNERAAWCQFNPKGAPSFTRPLLRDMLRFKSAVEAAFGAAPAQEAPLRFVVGHSALQGVYNLGGDLTYFAEAIRAGNRAALSGYARECCEMIFNVYSGFGLPLIVVGLIEGDALGGGFESALSCNVLVAEKRARFGLPEIMFNLFPGMGAYSLLSRRVGAIKAEEMIASGRIYSAQELHALGLVDVLAEDGEGPQAVRRWISQNQKRHSVLTALHDVRRRVGGLTLQELYDITDRWVDEAMRLDESSLRRMERLRSAQGRLRMVS; from the coding sequence ATGTTGCTCGTCGCCCCGAAGCAGACCCTGCCGACGCCATCCGCGCAGAATGCGAGCCTGACCGATCTTCCCATCGAGCTGACCTTCCCGGCGCTCGCCTATGACGAGATGAAGGTGCAGTTCGATCCGAACGAGCGCGCGGCCTGGTGCCAGTTCAACCCCAAGGGCGCACCGAGCTTCACCCGGCCGCTCCTGCGCGACATGCTGCGTTTCAAGAGCGCTGTCGAGGCGGCGTTCGGCGCCGCGCCCGCTCAGGAGGCGCCGCTGCGCTTTGTGGTCGGCCATTCCGCCCTCCAGGGCGTCTACAATCTTGGCGGCGACCTCACCTACTTTGCAGAGGCGATCCGCGCCGGCAATCGCGCTGCGCTCAGCGGCTACGCCCGAGAATGCTGCGAGATGATCTTCAACGTCTACTCCGGCTTTGGCCTGCCGCTCATCGTGGTGGGCCTGATCGAGGGGGATGCTCTCGGCGGCGGCTTCGAATCGGCGCTGTCCTGCAATGTCCTGGTGGCCGAGAAGCGCGCGCGCTTCGGCCTGCCCGAGATCATGTTCAATCTCTTTCCCGGCATGGGTGCCTACAGCCTGCTCTCGCGGCGCGTGGGCGCGATCAAGGCCGAGGAGATGATCGCCAGCGGGCGGATTTACTCTGCCCAGGAGCTTCACGCCCTCGGCCTTGTCGATGTGCTGGCGGAGGATGGCGAAGGCCCGCAGGCCGTGCGTCGCTGGATTTCGCAGAACCAGAAACGGCACAGCGTCCTGACCGCGCTGCACGACGTGCGCCGCCGCGTCGGCGGGCTGACGTTGCAGGAGCTCTACGACATCACGGATCGCTGGGTCGATGAGGCCATGCGGCTCGATGAATCCAGCCTGCGCCGCATGGAACGCCTTCGTTCCGCCCAAGGCCGCCTGCGTATGGTGAGCTGA
- a CDS encoding response regulator — protein MMSAVRRRLKGRPDSEHEMTINRIVLSTVVLAYLVIAQSKGHDAAQDVFHDALVLFGIYYAASLVLFVHILAKPGVSHGRRILAISLDIGMLTYGMHMGESAFAIGYPLYLWIIFGNGFRFGVKYLLGAAISAIIAFALLILTTPPWHNNLEMSFGLMAGLFLLPAYVSALIRKLSEAKQQAEEASKAKSLFLASVSHELRTPLNAIITLSDLLRGSAIPREQREMSETIGMSGRSLLKLINSILDLSRMEANADRMQTAPLSVLETVLGVRRVLAVSAEAKGLYLSVEIGAGMPSSIIGNRQKLEEILTNLIGNATKFTSSGGIRVLVDVAEIGPDNATLRFSVHDTGIGIHKSAQASIFEQFTQADHTIMDRFGGTGLGLAIVKQLVERQGGQVGVISVPGMGSEFWFTLPVALAPAPDETPAAARHPVVLLSHDFALYTRLSSSGRQVLRVTDGAAALAELRATMESGCRGLLLIDADTMPESVCTGLMAMDRDFGALRRSVIGLMRGPDSRIEEAPMPLLVHLSRPVKPAELTQLAMLAAGGGEIVGKGPAGDADLAADPRQAIPDLRILVAEDNTTNQIVIRKLLERDGHSVTIVSNGEDAVEALVKQSFDIVLMDINMPVMNGLEATKLARFAMLGGIRIPIYALTADVTEDTRKRCLDAGMEGCLHKPIEQGELADALRMSTRRNSAPPQEADRGPVADGAPALGAVPMIGPGTAAPGPLIVDLEAIPVVDEVALSNLLQLGDLGFMGELIEEFLSSSTQTLNRMEAAAERLDAAAFQDILHALRSSAANIGARRLFTLALEWRQCSQDDLARSGDQRLALLRDSFAEADAALRAWLRGQRHLRMVS, from the coding sequence ATGATGTCGGCGGTGCGCAGGCGGCTGAAGGGCCGCCCCGACAGCGAACACGAGATGACGATCAACCGCATCGTGCTCTCCACGGTGGTGCTGGCTTATCTCGTCATCGCACAGTCCAAGGGGCATGACGCCGCGCAGGATGTGTTCCACGACGCGCTCGTGCTGTTCGGCATCTACTACGCCGCTTCGCTCGTTCTTTTCGTGCATATCCTTGCGAAGCCGGGCGTCTCGCACGGCCGGCGCATCCTCGCCATCAGCCTCGACATCGGCATGCTGACCTATGGCATGCACATGGGCGAGAGCGCTTTCGCCATCGGCTATCCGCTTTATCTCTGGATCATCTTCGGCAATGGCTTCCGCTTTGGCGTGAAGTATCTGCTCGGAGCCGCGATCAGCGCCATCATCGCCTTCGCCCTCCTCATCCTGACAACGCCGCCCTGGCACAACAATCTCGAGATGTCCTTCGGGCTGATGGCCGGGCTTTTCCTCCTGCCGGCCTATGTCTCCGCGCTGATCCGCAAGCTGTCGGAGGCCAAGCAGCAGGCTGAGGAGGCTTCCAAGGCCAAGAGCCTGTTCCTTGCCAGCGTCAGCCATGAGTTGAGGACGCCGCTCAACGCCATCATCACGCTGAGCGACCTGCTGCGCGGCTCGGCCATTCCGCGTGAGCAGCGCGAGATGAGCGAGACGATCGGCATGTCCGGCCGTTCCCTGCTCAAGCTCATCAACTCCATCCTCGATCTGTCGCGGATGGAAGCCAATGCCGACCGCATGCAGACCGCGCCGCTGTCCGTTCTCGAGACGGTGCTGGGCGTGCGCCGCGTGCTGGCCGTTTCGGCGGAGGCGAAGGGGCTCTATCTCAGCGTCGAAATCGGCGCAGGCATGCCGTCCAGCATCATCGGCAACCGTCAGAAACTGGAGGAGATCCTCACCAACCTGATCGGCAACGCCACCAAATTCACCAGCAGCGGCGGCATCCGCGTGTTGGTCGATGTTGCGGAGATCGGGCCAGACAATGCGACGCTCCGCTTCAGCGTGCATGACACCGGCATTGGCATCCATAAATCGGCGCAGGCCAGCATCTTCGAGCAGTTCACGCAGGCCGACCACACGATCATGGACCGGTTCGGCGGCACCGGCCTTGGCCTCGCCATCGTCAAGCAGCTGGTCGAGCGGCAGGGCGGGCAGGTCGGCGTGATAAGCGTGCCGGGCATGGGCAGCGAGTTCTGGTTCACCCTGCCTGTCGCGCTGGCACCGGCCCCGGATGAGACGCCTGCTGCGGCGCGCCACCCGGTGGTGCTTCTGTCGCACGACTTCGCGCTCTACACACGCTTGTCCAGCAGCGGCCGCCAGGTCCTTCGCGTCACCGATGGCGCGGCGGCGCTGGCCGAGCTGAGGGCCACCATGGAAAGCGGCTGCCGCGGGTTGCTGCTGATCGATGCGGACACCATGCCCGAGTCGGTCTGCACCGGGCTGATGGCGATGGACCGCGACTTTGGCGCCCTGCGCCGCAGCGTCATCGGCCTGATGCGGGGGCCGGACAGCCGCATTGAGGAGGCGCCGATGCCGCTGCTCGTGCATCTGTCGCGACCGGTGAAGCCGGCGGAGCTCACGCAGCTGGCCATGCTGGCGGCAGGCGGCGGTGAAATCGTTGGCAAGGGTCCCGCCGGCGATGCCGACCTGGCGGCTGACCCCAGGCAGGCGATTCCCGACCTGCGCATCCTCGTCGCCGAAGACAACACCACGAACCAGATCGTCATCCGTAAGCTGCTGGAGCGCGATGGCCACTCGGTCACCATCGTGTCGAATGGCGAGGATGCCGTCGAAGCGCTGGTCAAGCAGAGCTTCGATATCGTGCTCATGGACATCAACATGCCTGTGATGAACGGGCTGGAGGCCACAAAACTGGCCCGCTTCGCGATGCTGGGCGGCATCCGCATCCCCATCTACGCGCTCACCGCCGATGTCACCGAAGACACCCGCAAGCGCTGCCTTGACGCGGGTATGGAAGGGTGCCTGCACAAGCCGATCGAGCAGGGCGAACTGGCCGATGCGCTGCGGATGAGCACGCGCCGCAACTCCGCGCCGCCCCAGGAGGCGGACCGCGGGCCGGTTGCTGATGGCGCTCCCGCGCTCGGCGCCGTGCCCATGATCGGTCCTGGGACCGCTGCGCCCGGGCCGCTCATCGTCGATCTTGAAGCGATTCCGGTCGTAGATGAGGTCGCGCTGTCGAACCTGCTGCAGCTGGGCGATCTCGGCTTCATGGGCGAACTCATCGAGGAGTTCCTGTCGAGCTCGACACAGACGCTCAACCGCATGGAAGCCGCCGCCGAGCGGCTCGATGCGGCCGCATTCCAGGATATCCTTCACGCCCTGCGCAGCAGCGCGGCCAACATCGGCGCCAGACGGCTGTTCACGCTGGCGCTTGAATGGCGCCAATGCAGCCAGGATGATCTCGCCCGCTCGGGCGACCAGCGCCTGGCGTTGCTGCGCGACAGCTTCGCCGAGGCTGATGCAGCGCTGCGGGCCTGGCTGCGGGGGCAGCGCCACCTGCGCATGGTGAGCTGA
- a CDS encoding EAL domain-containing protein — MPLVAILDDQYTNRQIFARLAKSIADDITVETFPDPLAALASLAGRQVDLVITDFKMPHMDGADFVRQFRELPGAADVPVVVLTVYEERSLRLRALECGATDFLQSPVDHQEFVTRARNLLRLRRQQLLLAERADHLRAELIESERTHESAMRDSRERLAQVIDSIPAVVRCADFDGKVLFANAFQADLLGKSATEVVGQPVAGLIGEEQGARSKALDRMVWETGRAANSYEEDLTDQAGTKRVLLSSKTPLMDANGHVCGVLTTSIDISERKAAENYLRHMAHHDALTGLPNRTLLHQRVNREIARARRGDRAFALHLIDLDDFKAINDVHGHGVGDSYIAAIGQRLSDIARRQDTVARIGGDEFAVLQTAVAKPEDVRQFSDLMLQVIAQPFVGDSGLVASTGSIGVTMHPADAADGATLLKHADTAMYRAKSDGGNRMAFYASDMQSAALGNATLDTELKLALERGEFVLHYQPQIEAATGRLTGGEALIRWNRPGHGLQSPAAFLPRAEATGFIVQINEWVVMEACRAGRLWQQLGMTGVRVGVNLSPLQFTRNNVPLLVTRALGQSGLDPHLLDLELTESSVLEDSETLVGELAQIRALGCEISIDDFGTGYSSLRYVKRFPVDRLKIDQSFIRNLPHDPNDVAIVRTVMALGHSLDLSIIAEGVETEAQRDFLASEGCDEFQGYLFSKPLPFDAFVEFALGRAGLARKA, encoded by the coding sequence ATGCCGTTAGTCGCCATTCTCGACGATCAGTACACGAACCGCCAGATCTTCGCGCGGCTCGCGAAGTCGATTGCCGATGACATTACGGTCGAGACGTTTCCGGACCCGCTGGCCGCGTTGGCCTCGCTGGCCGGACGGCAGGTCGATCTGGTCATCACTGACTTCAAGATGCCCCATATGGACGGCGCCGATTTCGTGCGTCAGTTCCGCGAGTTGCCCGGCGCGGCGGATGTGCCTGTGGTGGTCCTGACGGTCTATGAGGAGCGCAGCCTCAGGCTGCGCGCGCTCGAATGCGGCGCCACCGACTTCCTGCAGAGCCCGGTCGATCATCAGGAGTTCGTCACCCGGGCGCGCAACCTGCTCCGGCTGCGCCGGCAGCAGCTGCTGCTTGCCGAGCGCGCCGATCATCTGCGCGCCGAACTGATCGAGAGCGAGCGCACGCATGAGTCAGCCATGCGTGATTCCCGCGAGCGCCTCGCGCAGGTGATCGACAGCATTCCGGCGGTCGTCCGCTGCGCCGATTTCGACGGCAAGGTGCTGTTCGCCAACGCGTTCCAGGCTGATCTGCTTGGCAAGAGCGCGACCGAGGTCGTCGGCCAGCCCGTTGCGGGCCTCATCGGAGAAGAGCAGGGCGCGCGCTCGAAAGCGCTCGATCGCATGGTCTGGGAAACCGGCCGCGCCGCCAACTCCTATGAAGAGGATCTGACCGACCAGGCCGGGACCAAGCGGGTCCTCCTGTCGTCGAAGACCCCGTTGATGGACGCCAATGGACACGTCTGCGGCGTCCTCACCACTTCGATCGACATTTCCGAGCGCAAGGCGGCCGAAAACTACCTGCGCCACATGGCGCATCATGATGCGCTGACGGGACTGCCGAACAGGACCTTGCTGCATCAGCGCGTCAATCGCGAAATCGCCCGCGCCCGGCGCGGCGACCGCGCCTTCGCGCTGCATCTGATCGATCTCGACGACTTCAAGGCGATCAACGATGTGCATGGCCATGGCGTCGGCGATTCCTACATCGCCGCCATCGGGCAGCGTCTCTCTGACATCGCACGCAGGCAGGACACGGTCGCGCGCATCGGCGGCGACGAATTCGCCGTGCTGCAGACCGCTGTCGCAAAGCCCGAGGATGTACGCCAGTTCTCCGACCTGATGCTGCAGGTCATCGCGCAGCCTTTCGTGGGTGATTCAGGCCTTGTGGCCTCCACAGGCAGCATCGGCGTAACGATGCATCCGGCCGATGCCGCCGACGGAGCGACGCTGCTCAAGCACGCCGACACGGCCATGTACCGTGCCAAATCCGATGGCGGCAACCGCATGGCGTTCTACGCCTCGGACATGCAGAGCGCAGCGCTCGGCAACGCCACGCTCGACACCGAGCTGAAGCTCGCGCTTGAGCGGGGCGAGTTCGTGCTGCACTACCAGCCGCAGATCGAGGCCGCCACGGGGCGGCTGACGGGCGGGGAGGCGTTGATCCGCTGGAACCGGCCGGGCCATGGCCTGCAAAGCCCAGCCGCCTTCCTGCCGCGCGCCGAAGCCACCGGCTTCATCGTCCAGATCAATGAATGGGTGGTGATGGAGGCCTGCCGCGCCGGCCGCCTGTGGCAGCAGCTTGGCATGACGGGGGTGCGCGTGGGCGTGAACCTCTCGCCGCTGCAGTTCACGCGGAACAACGTGCCGCTGCTGGTCACGCGGGCGCTGGGCCAGAGCGGGCTCGATCCGCATCTGCTCGATCTCGAGCTGACGGAAAGCTCGGTGCTGGAGGACAGCGAGACGCTCGTGGGGGAGCTTGCGCAGATCCGCGCGCTGGGCTGCGAGATTTCGATCGACGATTTCGGCACGGGATATTCCTCGCTGCGCTATGTGAAGCGCTTCCCCGTGGATCGGCTGAAGATCGACCAGTCCTTCATCCGCAACCTGCCGCACGATCCCAACGACGTCGCGATCGTGCGCACGGTGATGGCGCTTGGCCACAGCCTTGATTTGTCCATCATTGCAGAGGGCGTGGAGACCGAAGCGCAGCGCGACTTCCTTGCCAGCGAAGGCTGCGACGAGTTCCAGGGCTACCTGTTCAGCAAGCCGCTGCCCTTCGACGCCTTCGTGGAATTCGCCCTGGGACGCGCCGGTCTGGCCCGCAAGGCATGA
- a CDS encoding bifunctional salicylyl-CoA 5-hydroxylase/oxidoreductase, with protein sequence MKIAVIGGGPAGLYFSILLRQSRPDAAITIHERNQADDTFGFGVVFSDQTLDTFKAHDLESYEAIRRSFAYWDDIEVHFKDTVHRIGGNGFCGCSRRTLLLLLQQRARQLGVAMEFGVEIADDTGLDADLIVIADGLNSRLRERHREHFGTKVDLRPNKFSWMGSTRPFDAFNYFFRETEAGVFIAHCYQYEANASTWVLETTPETWARAGLDIMDEQESARYMEGVFAAELQGHRLQTNRSIWRSFPMLRNERWVKDNMVLIGDAKATAHYSIGSGTKLAMEDAIALHKSLLATGSVSEALAHFETTRRNEVERTQHAADTSLVWFEEVERFWDMDPTQFAFGLMTRAKAITYDNLRLRAPQFVAAVDDMMARDVAARGITAEPHTAVAPMFQPYRLRDMALANRVVVSPMCMYSAKDGRPGDFHLVHYGARAMGGAGLIFTEMTCPSPEARITPGCTGLWNEAQTLAWKRIVDFVHANGDSRICLQLGHAGRKGASKLMWDGMDRPLAEGGWPLIAPSALPYYPESQTPRAMDEQDMARVTADFVGAVRRAEEAGFDMLELHCAHGYLLASFISPVTNHRTDDHGGALENRLRFPLRVFEAMRAAWPAHKPMSVRISASDWMAGGLTADEAVEVSKAFGRAGADLIDVSSGQTAPQSRPQYGRMFQTPFSDQIRNEAKVATMAVGSITGADQINTIIAAGRADLVALGRPHLADPAFTLRAAAWYGDADHVSPRQYGPGRDALYRQLEKERTDLAELRLKARPTSHAPAMEDTLPSLAAQ encoded by the coding sequence ATGAAGATTGCGGTGATCGGCGGCGGTCCTGCGGGCCTCTATTTCTCGATCCTGCTCAGGCAGTCGCGGCCCGATGCGGCCATCACCATCCATGAGCGCAACCAGGCGGACGACACGTTCGGCTTTGGCGTCGTGTTTTCGGACCAGACGCTGGACACCTTCAAGGCGCATGATCTGGAGAGCTACGAGGCGATCCGCCGGTCCTTCGCCTACTGGGACGACATAGAGGTGCACTTCAAGGACACGGTGCACCGCATCGGCGGCAACGGCTTCTGCGGCTGCTCACGCCGCACCTTGCTGCTTTTGCTCCAGCAGCGAGCGCGCCAGCTCGGCGTGGCGATGGAGTTCGGCGTCGAGATCGCAGACGATACAGGTCTGGATGCCGACCTTATCGTCATCGCCGACGGGCTGAACTCGCGCCTGCGCGAGCGCCACCGCGAGCATTTCGGCACGAAGGTCGATCTCAGGCCCAACAAGTTCTCCTGGATGGGCTCGACCCGCCCCTTCGACGCCTTCAACTACTTCTTCCGCGAGACGGAAGCCGGCGTCTTCATCGCCCATTGCTACCAGTATGAGGCCAATGCCTCGACCTGGGTGCTCGAGACGACGCCCGAGACCTGGGCCCGCGCCGGCCTCGACATCATGGATGAGCAAGAGAGCGCCCGCTACATGGAGGGCGTCTTCGCGGCCGAGCTTCAGGGCCACCGCCTTCAGACCAACCGGTCGATCTGGCGCTCCTTCCCCATGCTGCGCAACGAGCGCTGGGTGAAGGACAACATGGTCCTGATCGGCGACGCCAAGGCCACCGCGCATTACTCGATCGGCTCGGGAACCAAGCTGGCGATGGAGGATGCAATCGCCCTGCACAAGTCGCTGCTGGCGACGGGCAGCGTGTCGGAGGCGCTGGCCCACTTCGAGACCACCCGCCGCAACGAGGTCGAGCGGACCCAGCACGCGGCCGACACCTCGCTTGTCTGGTTCGAGGAGGTGGAGCGCTTCTGGGACATGGACCCGACCCAGTTCGCCTTCGGCCTGATGACGCGCGCCAAGGCCATCACCTACGACAACCTCAGGCTGCGCGCTCCGCAATTCGTTGCGGCGGTCGATGACATGATGGCGCGGGATGTCGCGGCCCGCGGCATCACCGCCGAGCCGCACACGGCCGTGGCGCCCATGTTCCAGCCCTATCGCCTGCGCGACATGGCTTTGGCCAACCGCGTTGTGGTGTCGCCGATGTGCATGTACTCCGCCAAGGATGGCAGGCCCGGCGACTTCCACCTCGTGCATTACGGCGCGCGCGCCATGGGCGGCGCAGGGCTGATCTTCACCGAGATGACATGCCCTTCGCCGGAAGCCCGGATCACGCCCGGCTGCACCGGCCTGTGGAACGAGGCCCAGACGCTGGCGTGGAAGCGCATCGTCGACTTCGTGCATGCCAATGGCGACAGCCGCATCTGCCTCCAGCTCGGCCATGCCGGCCGCAAGGGCGCGTCAAAACTGATGTGGGACGGCATGGACCGCCCCCTCGCCGAGGGTGGCTGGCCCCTCATCGCCCCATCTGCGCTGCCGTACTATCCGGAAAGCCAGACGCCGCGCGCAATGGACGAGCAGGACATGGCGCGGGTGACGGCGGATTTCGTGGGGGCCGTGCGCCGCGCGGAGGAGGCCGGCTTCGACATGCTGGAGCTGCATTGCGCACATGGCTACCTCTTGGCTTCGTTCATCTCGCCGGTGACCAACCACCGCACCGATGACCATGGCGGCGCTCTGGAAAACCGGCTGCGTTTCCCGCTACGTGTCTTCGAGGCGATGCGGGCGGCGTGGCCGGCGCACAAGCCGATGTCCGTGCGCATTTCCGCCTCCGACTGGATGGCGGGCGGCCTCACGGCTGACGAGGCGGTAGAGGTTTCCAAAGCCTTCGGCCGCGCAGGCGCAGACCTCATCGACGTGTCCTCGGGGCAGACCGCGCCTCAATCGCGGCCGCAATACGGGCGCATGTTCCAGACGCCCTTCTCGGACCAGATCCGCAACGAGGCCAAGGTGGCCACCATGGCCGTGGGCTCGATCACGGGCGCCGATCAGATCAACACGATCATCGCGGCCGGCCGCGCTGATCTGGTGGCGCTAGGCCGTCCGCATCTGGCCGATCCAGCCTTCACCCTGCGCGCGGCGGCCTGGTATGGCGATGCCGACCATGTTTCGCCGCGCCAGTATGGCCCCGGCCGCGACGCGCTCTATCGCCAGCTTGAGAAGGAGCGGACCGACCTCGCCGAACTCAGACTCAAGGCCCGGCCCACCAGCCACGCACCCGCCATGGAGGACACGCTGCCCAGCCTCGCGGCGCAGTGA
- a CDS encoding (2Fe-2S)-binding protein codes for MATVSMMVNGNPVSGDIDPRTLLVQFIRDHQRLTGTHVGCDTSQCGACVVHIDGKAVKSCTILAVQCQGASVVTIEGIAAPDGTLHPMQEAFREHHGLQCGFCTPGMIMSAIDIVNRKGNDLDEHTIREELEGNICRCTGYHNIVRAVDAGARAMAGASLRQAAE; via the coding sequence ATGGCGACCGTGTCCATGATGGTGAATGGCAACCCCGTTTCGGGCGACATCGACCCCCGAACGCTGCTGGTCCAGTTCATCCGCGATCACCAGCGCCTCACGGGCACCCATGTCGGTTGCGACACCAGCCAGTGCGGCGCCTGCGTGGTGCACATCGACGGCAAGGCCGTGAAGTCCTGCACCATCCTCGCCGTCCAGTGCCAGGGCGCCAGCGTCGTCACCATCGAGGGCATCGCCGCGCCCGATGGCACGCTGCACCCTATGCAGGAGGCCTTCCGCGAGCATCACGGCCTCCAGTGCGGCTTCTGCACGCCCGGCATGATCATGTCCGCGATCGACATCGTGAACCGCAAGGGCAACGACCTCGACGAGCACACCATCCGCGAGGAGCTCGAAGGCAACATCTGCCGCTGCACCGGCTACCACAACATCGTCAGGGCTGTGGATGCCGGCGCGCGGGCGATGGCGGGCGCATCCCTGCGCCAGGCGGCCGAGTGA